The sequence cattaaatatatttaatataaacagTGGACGTTAGTAAAAATCATACACCTAGGTTTTGCAATTATGTCTCATTTTaccttttcaaaatttatttagaaaagagtacctttctttctctttctttttgaataaataaaataaaagtcgaAAAACTACtattaaaattccaaaaatattaatcagatTTCTAGAACTTGTTCGGGTATATAATATGACAGCTCAATAACTTTCAGTCTACAAGGCGTAAGTTCGACTACTAAACAGATAATAAATATATCGTTTAATCCTTGATAATGAAATCAAGAAGTTTCGCTGTATTGAATTATgccacttttaaaattttaaattaaaacatcaaATAGAGGTGATGATGCTGTCTGTATTgccgtaaaaaaaattaaatatttactcatGCTTTCTCAATGCTCACTCAATGAATTTATCTCTTCTCTCATCTCTGATTCCGGCTGTGGTGAAAAATTACTCACCAAATCAGACATTCTGCTGACTATCACACATTGCTACTCAAGTAATTTTGTTCGCACAAGTATAGGTATGTAAACATTTGTACTCTAAACTTATTTGTTAACAttagtacaaaaatatttactttggtGTCAAGATAAGTTGAGCAAACGTATTCTTTGCAAGCATTTTTAAACTTCCTTCACAAAATACAAAAGACTGAAAACTTACATAAAAAGACAAAGTATCAGCGCCCAAAGATGGGTCGACAAGCTGGGCTGATAGATGACCGTAGTGCGCACTACCGCATGGCAGGACGGACAAGTAATCGTCGCCGGTTCGTTGGAGATAACATTGAATGTGGGCGCTGTGGTGTGAATGATGACTGTTGGCCCACTTGCTGCAGCGGGGGCACCCTGCACGTGGACATTCTGCGGCGGTGGTTGGTAATATCCTGGCACGACCTGTGAATACGGCGGAGGTGGTGCTTCGTGGGGCATTCTGTTCACGCGCTGGAAGCACTAACTGTAAAAAAGTCTATTTTCTCGGTTGCAAACTTTATACTTTGCACTTGGCAATGTCTTAACTTTCGTActtgaattaaaatattaattgtttcTCGTGCACCTTTTCCTTAGCTGTTCTATGTCGCTGTGCGTCAAAAACTGGAGTTAAACTGACAATGCAATAATgctgtaacttttttatttggctGACTCATTGCTTTTAGATACTCGTCTGTGGTGGGTTTACGTGCTACTCATATGAGAGAGCTCGTAGATTGTGCATAAgatgcacatgcacatacacacatacacaatgtCTTTAGTTAGGAAACAGTGAGATGCGGCATATATTTTGGGGTTGCTTCTTTCGGGCATATTGCACTAAAGCGTCAAGGATGTGGTAAAATCTAGTACAATGGAGACCAATGAGGTGACCAGGTGCCCGCGCATTTGGTACATATTAAAGACGAAATTACAGGCGCATGAATAAGGGAATATGAGTATGTCCACCCAAGGGCGTAACTTTATGATATTACTTATGGTATAATCTGTACCATAAGGTATGATATatacccaagaatgatagaatatatGATACTTACTCCTTGATATATACCCACGATGGAGAGAGTTCAGAAGATATGTCCAACCTCAGaacgttaaccggctctcagcgaatttggcaGAATCAGCTAATAGTCGTACGAAACAGGGGATATGCTTACAaataaaactgagattgtgttggtgatataccaaaaaaaaatcagcgcTGTTTACGCTTATACTACTTTGTTGTCGTCTTCATAACGATTGATTAGACaaatgtgtgaatacgtgtgaaatgagcgagcaGAAATCGGCTGTCGAGGGCCCTGTGATGTGGGCATTGTACAGATTCGTAAGTAAAAACACTTTCAGCTGGTCGTCAAAAAATGCCAACAGCTGGGAATATCTCTCTTCTTTGTAAGATCGTTGCATAACAAATGATAAATATGATAGAAAATCGTATCAAAATGTCTAAAACTTGTAGTAAAAAAAGTACTATTTTAGCTATGAAATCTATTAAaactatttgttattgtaaattttccaagtcaaagatattaaatacaaaaaattttcattttgccgatattctattgtttttaattttactataaaattCTAATTTGACATAGTAACTTCCGTCAATACGCTCAAGCAAAAATACTAAGCACTCACACCATCACAGACCTAGGTGCCTGTTAaaaaaataggaagaagaagagtattttTACTTGTAATTTTGCACAATGGACGTTCCAGCCGAAGTTACAacgcacaattttctttttcacaataGCTAATTGccaaatttggtaaattttatcaTGCTTGGGTGTAACAGGAGatgtgacagcggtttgtttatgaCAAAACATAGATTTTGTTGAtgctatagaaaaaaattaacgcagCTATCGTCAATGTTATTTCGTTGACGCCTGAACAACGGCTGATTGGAAGAGCGTAAGAATACCTGTAAAATGAGCgggcacaattttgtttttagatccTCCCTAACATGGCAGTCGAAGTAACTCCCACAATTTTTCTTGGAATGGCCTAACCTTGTAATTTATCATCCTTGATAATTTATCatcttatacgagtatataaaaatGTTGCCATTTTTCTGTGTAGATTTGTGACCGGAAAACTGGAAAATTAGCAAGCCGCTTGAGATTAAACTTActgcataattttattttcaagctaGTTAGAAGAAAATCGCTGAATTTTTTGATAAGTGGCACTATCCGATTTGActccaatttaaaattatacgCGAAGAGAAGGATTTCATCCCATATTAAAAAAGAAGGGTATTTCCAGGGCAGAGCATACCACAAGAGTAAAAATTAGTGTGGTCTTAaccgaaaatttttaattcctctTAATGCATGAACATGATAATTGGCTGGTTTACTTCTACACCTacatacacttgtgctcacataattcaGTCACTATATCTTTTTATAATATGCGCAATATTTTCGtgcaacacttttttttaagtttaagcttaaagttcaaaattttggacaaatctcacaaaaattttacaaatttaagaaatttcaatttttgaatCAGAGTATTTAAAcgaattctgggtatgcagggTATTTTACTATAATAGTGTGCAAGtgtgaagtcgctcaaaaatcgcgttgaattttgatgaatttttttgcatttgatgTTGAGCATTTATCACCATTTAAAAGGCTTTCGAACATGCGCTATACGAAATGAGTGtcacaaaagcaataaaaaaattacataattcaATTAGCTCAGTACACAATTTTAAAACGAACGATTGCGGGCAGACAAACTCATGACTCACTCCCAATTTTTACTTTCCTCTCAAGTAGTATTTTGCGACTTTGGAATCTGACGTCAAATTGCTTACTAATAGGCGCAAGTAAAAGTTAAATGAActtcacatacatgcatatatattataCTTATTGCTATACCTAATTTGTGATGAAATCGAGAGCACGATGCCCAATGACGGCGCTCTTTACGTCACAAATGCGAATTTATAATTGAATTCCGAAATGAGAAAACCAATGATTAGAGTAAATAGAGGATGAGCAATACTTGTGtgcataaatacaatattaaaaaaaaaagcatacgTGATCAAACGTACGTAAATGGGTGTACTTATAATTAACTTACTTTCAGGCTAAACTTAGCAGCGAAGCGTCAACACGCGCTTTGCatttcaaacatatttttagattcgtgaaaaattgtgtaaagaATTTATAAGCTTAACCTACCAACGTCTAATAATCTGggaaatattgta is a genomic window of Anastrepha ludens isolate Willacy chromosome 6, idAnaLude1.1, whole genome shotgun sequence containing:
- the LOC128866114 gene encoding lipopolysaccharide-induced tumor necrosis factor-alpha factor homolog isoform X2, yielding MPHEAPPPPYSQVVPGYYQPPPQNVHVQGAPAAASGPTVIIHTTAPTFNVISNEPATITCPSCHAVVRTTVIYQPSLSTHLWALILCLFICWPCVCVPYCMNSCQNANHYCPNCNAFIGSYRN